The sequence below is a genomic window from Ciceribacter thiooxidans.
GAAAGCCGGCTCACCTGCGCCCGCTTCAAACGCAACGCATTGGTGACCACGAAAACGCTCGACAATCCCATCGCGCCGGCCCCGATCATCGGCGAGAGCAGAAGACCAAAGGCAGGATAGAGCAGGCCGGCCGCCACCGGGATCAGGAGAACGTTGTAGCCGAAGGCCCAGAACAGGTTCTGTTGGATGTTCCGCATCACCGCGCGGCTCAGTTCGATTGCATGAACGACCGAGCCGAGATCGCCGCCGACGAGCACGACATCGGCGCTTTCGATGGCCACATCTGTACCGGTTCCGATGGCGAGGCCGGTATCGGCACTCGCCAGTGCCGGGGCATCGTTGATGCCGTCGCCGACGAAGGCGATCGTCGACCCCTTCGACGTCAATTCCCGGATCACGTCCACTTTGCCTTCCGGCAGCACTTCGGCGATCACCTCGTCGATACCGGCGGCACTGGCGATCGCTTCCGCCGTTCCGCGGTTGTCACCGGTTACCATGATCACTTTCAGGCCCATCGACTTCAGTGTCGAAACCGCAGCCGGACTCGTCTCCTTCAAGGGGTCGGCAACGGCGACTGCTCCGGCAAGGACACCATCGATGGCCACGTAAAGGGGTGTCTTTCCCTCTGCGGCCAGCCGTCGAGCAGCGTCAGAGAACGGTGCGACCGAAAGGCCGAGCTTTGCCATGAGCCGATCGGCACCTGCAGAAACTGCACGACCCGCTACAGCACCCGTAATGCCGAAGCCCGGTACCGCATCGGCCTTCTCCACGTTGGCAAGCGCGATCTTGCGGGCTTCGGCCGCGTTGACGATCGCCTCTGCCAGCGGATGCTCCGAACGCGCTTCCAGGCTGGCGGCCAGCATCAGCACCTCGTCCTCGGAAAATCCGTCCGCCACGATAAGGTCGGTAAGCTCCGGCCGGCCCTTTGTAATGGTACCGGTCTTGTCCATCACGATGGTGTCAGCCTCACGCAGTTTCTGCAGAGCCTCGCCCTTGCGGAACAGCACACCCAACTCCGCCGCACGTCCCGTGCCGACCATGATGGAGGTGGGAGTGGCAAGCCCCATGGCACAAGGGCAGGCGATGATCAGCACCGCGACAGCCGCGACGAGGCCGTAGGTATAGGCGGGGTCAGGTCCGACAAGCACCCAGATAACGAAGGTAAGCGTCGCGATTGCCATGACCACCGGCACGAACCATCCCGTCACCCTGTCAACCAGCATCTGGATCGGCAGTTTCGATCCCTGTGCTTCGCCGACCATACGAATGATCTGCGAGAGCATGGTATCAGCGCCGACCTTTTCGGCGCGGAAGCGGAAGCTTCCGCTCGTGTTGATCGTGCCGCCGATGACGGTCGCACCCGCGCTTTTCTCGACAGGTACGGGTTCGCCGGAAATCATGGACTCGTCGACATAGGAGCCACCGTCGATCACAGTACCGTCGACCGGAATACGCTCACCGGGTCGGATCACCACGACATCACCCACGATGACGGTCTCCGTCGCGACGTCGACGGCGACGCCGTCGCGTTCGACACGAGCCGTCTTCGCCTGCAGGCCGGCGAGTTTGCGGATCGCCTCGCCGGTGCGACCCTTTGCTCGCGCTTCGAGCAATCGGCCGAGCAGAATGAGCGTGACGATCACCGTCGCGGCCTCGTAATAGATGCTGCGGGCCTCATACGGCAGCAATTCGGGCGCGAATGTCGTCACGAGAGAGTAGCCGTAGGCGGCCGATGTACCGATGGCGACGAGTGAATTCATGTCCGGTCCGCCACGCAGGAGCGCCGGAAAGCCTTTCACATAGAAGCGAAGACCCGGCCCCAGCAGAACGGCCGTCGCAAGGGTAAACTGGATGTAGTTCAGGAGATTTCCGGGAAAGATCGCCATGAGCGTGTGGTGCAGCGGCGGGTAGAGATGACTTCCCATCTCCATCACGAAAAGCGGCAGCGTCAGGATGAACGCGATAGCGAAATCGCGGGTCAGCTTGCCGATCTCGCGGGCGCGCGCCGCCTGCGCGGCATCTCCCTTGTCCGTGTCGACGACAAGTTTGGCGCCATAGCCGGCTTTGCGGACCGCGTCCAGCAAGGCCGGCACCTGGGACTTGCCGCCAAGGACGGAGACGGTCGCCTGCCCCGTCGCCAGATTGACGGTGGCGCGTTCGACGGCCGGCACAGCCTTGAGGGCCTTCTCGACCCGCCCGACGCAGGAGGCGCAGGTCATATCCTCGATTTCGAGCTCGATCGTCTCCGGCTTCGCCTCGTAACCGGCGGCATGGATCGCTGCGAGGAGCTTCTCCGCGGTGAAGCCCTCTTGCGGCCTTACCGTCAGAGTCTCGGTCGCAAAATTCACGGCGCTTTCGGCGACGCCTGGCACAGCCGCAGCCGCCTTCTCGACGCGTTTGACGCAGGATGCGCAGGTCATCCCTTCGACAGGCACCTCGATGGGAGCGGCGCGCGATGACATCTGGTTCAGTCTTGTCGGCAGTTCGTTCATGATTTTCACCTCTGCCATCCTAGATGGACCTTCCCATCATGGGAGGGTCAAGGGGCAGCGGCGAAATTTTCCGAATATACGAAAAAGTGAGTTTAATGAGAAACGCGATAGCCGTGCGGCATCCGCCTACCGTGCGTCACGCAGTGGCAGATGCGGGCTCACGCTTCACCGACTCTGAGGGGCCAGTCGACAATGTAGTCCTCGAAGTCCTCGACCGGCACGACCTCCTCGCTCACCGTACGTCCGCGCACGGAAATGCCGGCTTGGTGAACCGTCTCGCGATCACCAGACACCAGATAGTGCCACCAGTAGAGATCCTCGCCCTCGGAAATCAGCCGGTAGGCGCAGGTCGGCGGCAGCCACGAAATCGTCTCCACCTCGTCCAGTGTCAGACGGATGCAATCGGGCACTGTTGCCTGCCGGTTCTCATAGTCCTTGCATCGACAGCTGTGAGCGTCGAGCAGCCGGCAGGCCACCGACGTGAACGCAACCTCTCCGGTATCCCAGTCTTCAAGCTTGTTGAGACAGCAAATCCCGCAGCCGTCGCAGAGACCTTCCCATTCCTCTGCCGTCATTTCTGCAAGCGTCTTGCGTTTCCAGTAAGGGATCTCGCTCATCATCACACCTTGCGGGAGCGGCCAAAGGACGCCGCTTTCTTCTTGTTCTTTGGGCCCGAATGGACCATGTATCAAGTCTATGCCGACGGTTCCATGCCTCGACGCCCTCCTGTGGCGTGCTGCGGCGGCCTCGTCAAGCTTTCAACGGGTCAACGGGGAAAATCCTAACGTGCAGGAGCCCGAACCGCCGAAAAAGAGACCGCGCAGGAAGAGCCATATCCTGCTGCGGATCGATTCCTGGATCGACTCGACCGTATGGAACGCCGGGTTCGCCGCCGGAGAAGCCTGGGAGGAGATCACCATCTTCTTCCGCCGTTTCCGCGTGCATGGATGGAAGCGAGCCGTTTTCGAGGTGCTTGGCGAAGCCATGACCCTCGGCGTCGCGGGCAGCGTGCTGCTGCTGGCGCTCGCGATGCCGGCCTTCGAAGAAACCAAGAAGGACTGGCGCAACCGCGGCAATTTTGCCGTCACCTTTCTCGACCGTTACGGTAACCAGATCGGCCATCGCGGCATCATCCACGAAAACTCGGTGCCGATCGATGCCCTGCCTGACCACCTGATCAAGGCGGTGCTGGCAACCGAGGACCGTCGCTTCTTCGACCACTTCGGCATCGATTTCCTGGGGCTTATCCGCGCCATGAACGAGAACGCGCGCGCCGGAACGGTGGTCCAGGGCGGATCGACGCTCACGCAGCAGCTCGCCAAGAACCTCTTCCTGACCAACGAACGCTCGCTCGAACGCAAGATCAAGGAGGCATTTCTGGCACTGTGGCTGGAGGCCAATCTGACCAAGAAGGAAATCCTGTCGCTCTATCTGGATCGCGCCTACATGGGCGGCGGGACGTTCGGTGCCGCAGCGGCGGCGCAGTTCTACTTCGGCAAGAACATCACGGAGGTCAATCTCGCCGAATCCGCGATGCTCGCGGGGCTCTTCAAGGCGCCGGCGAAGTACGCGCCTCACGTCAACCTTCCGGCGGCACGAGCGCGTGCCAACGAGGTTCTGTCCAACATGGTGCAGAGCGGCATCATGACCGAGG
It includes:
- a CDS encoding heavy metal translocating P-type ATPase; this encodes MNELPTRLNQMSSRAAPIEVPVEGMTCASCVKRVEKAAAAVPGVAESAVNFATETLTVRPQEGFTAEKLLAAIHAAGYEAKPETIELEIEDMTCASCVGRVEKALKAVPAVERATVNLATGQATVSVLGGKSQVPALLDAVRKAGYGAKLVVDTDKGDAAQAARAREIGKLTRDFAIAFILTLPLFVMEMGSHLYPPLHHTLMAIFPGNLLNYIQFTLATAVLLGPGLRFYVKGFPALLRGGPDMNSLVAIGTSAAYGYSLVTTFAPELLPYEARSIYYEAATVIVTLILLGRLLEARAKGRTGEAIRKLAGLQAKTARVERDGVAVDVATETVIVGDVVVIRPGERIPVDGTVIDGGSYVDESMISGEPVPVEKSAGATVIGGTINTSGSFRFRAEKVGADTMLSQIIRMVGEAQGSKLPIQMLVDRVTGWFVPVVMAIATLTFVIWVLVGPDPAYTYGLVAAVAVLIIACPCAMGLATPTSIMVGTGRAAELGVLFRKGEALQKLREADTIVMDKTGTITKGRPELTDLIVADGFSEDEVLMLAASLEARSEHPLAEAIVNAAEARKIALANVEKADAVPGFGITGAVAGRAVSAGADRLMAKLGLSVAPFSDAARRLAAEGKTPLYVAIDGVLAGAVAVADPLKETSPAAVSTLKSMGLKVIMVTGDNRGTAEAIASAAGIDEVIAEVLPEGKVDVIRELTSKGSTIAFVGDGINDAPALASADTGLAIGTGTDVAIESADVVLVGGDLGSVVHAIELSRAVMRNIQQNLFWAFGYNVLLIPVAAGLLYPAFGLLLSPMIGAGAMGLSSVFVVTNALRLKRAQVSRLS
- a CDS encoding YcgN family cysteine cluster protein; this translates as MSEIPYWKRKTLAEMTAEEWEGLCDGCGICCLNKLEDWDTGEVAFTSVACRLLDAHSCRCKDYENRQATVPDCIRLTLDEVETISWLPPTCAYRLISEGEDLYWWHYLVSGDRETVHQAGISVRGRTVSEEVVPVEDFEDYIVDWPLRVGEA